A stretch of DNA from Plectropomus leopardus isolate mb unplaced genomic scaffold, YSFRI_Pleo_2.0 unplaced_scaffold8123, whole genome shotgun sequence:
ATTGACGAATCCACTCAGCAACTAATTGACTAAGGCAAAAGAcctgatgcttttattttgtcacaagctgacaggaagtgacactCACCGTACATGGAGGAGTTCCTCTCGGGGGTCTGAGGGTTGGGGGGGTCAGAGGACGAACGCTGTCTCCCCACCGTTTCCATGGCAGCAGATTTACCGTGTCCCGAACCTGCGGGGACACAGAGCGGACATCAAGGACAGACGACGAGGACAAATGATGAGTACAGACAACAAGAACAGACAACGAGGACAGATGACGAGGACAGACCACGAGGACAGATGACGAGGACAGACAACGAGGACAGACGACGGGGACAGACAACGAGGACAGAGTCAGCTGATCAATAGCGACTCTGGATGGACACGGTTAAAACGACCTGAACTTCCTGTGGTACTGAGAGCTGATCAATTAATCTACTAATCTACTCATCAGCTAATTGACTAATCAGCCTCTGACCTCTGGGACGAGCGCTGAGCCTCCAGAGAAGTCGGGATGAAAACTTCTCTCACTTTATTTAACCTGGTTTCTCTTTTGTCTGTCCTTGGTAAAAATAAAGTTGGTGTCTGACCTCGGTTGGGTCCTCGGGGCGGCAGCGGCGGCGTGGGTCCCGGCGGCGGCAGGTTGAGGTCCAGCATGGTGCCATAGGTCTCGTTGCTGATCATCATGCTGGGGACCTGAGGCCGCTGTTTGTCCCGAACCAGGCAGGCGGCGTCCCGGGCCAGAGCCGCCAGGTTGGGCTGCATGGGGCCGCTGCTCGGCACGAAGCAGCTGACCGGACGCTCCTCGCGGCGGTTGGGGATTGGCTGAAGGAAACAGACGGTTTTACTCCCTGAACTCACATGCAGCAGACGACTGTCTGATAAAAGCAGCTGACCTTGTCCTCCATCTCGTCCTCGCTCTCGTCCATGTCGTCGTTCTGGAGACGCCACTCGTACTCGACATGGACGTGGACGTTAAACTTTCCGGTCTGAGCCTGAGTCAActgaaacacaccaacacaaagtCTTTAACGCGAGACGGAGGAACG
This window harbors:
- the LOC121940250 gene encoding arf-GAP with SH3 domain, ANK repeat and PH domain-containing protein 2-like codes for the protein MDESEDEMEDKPIPNRREERPVSCFVPSSGPMQPNLAALARDAACLVRDKQRPQVPSMMISNETYGTMLDLNLPPPGPTPPLPPRGPNRGSGHGKSAAMETVGRQRSSSDPPNPQTPERNSSMY